The Quercus lobata isolate SW786 chromosome 4, ValleyOak3.0 Primary Assembly, whole genome shotgun sequence genome segment GATGAGTTGCAAGTATGGAAAGAAGATCAAGGGACTCAAgcattcaaagtatttgtttatttggaacggaagatttcagatttcaaagGTGAACTCGAGGATGAGTTTGTTTCAAGTTGAGGGGTCTGATATAGGACATGATTTACTATTtctttattgtaatttattatttttatcaaaaaaaaagttattttaggtttagttgacttatttccttatttttaggtgtttttcatgttttttaagtcaaatttggttcctattatggttaggtatcaattaggagttattttacattatattttcttgtttgtcaAGTTTTATGGAGTCCTTAAATAGGCCCCTATGTCTGTATACGTTATATTTTCTTGCATgttaaaacaccactatagaCATAGGGGCCTATTTAAGGACTCCTCAAGATGAAGTCATGTAAAATGAAtagattaattattttctaaatgcATTTATCACTTATTGAAGTTTATTGATCGCCCCATACtcaattttctacaaatcgagttttacattgaaactcgattttgagaaaatcgagttacaaaaggaTGGGCATTTTCCAAATTAGTTTAGGAAAGGGGGCAGAACGCTGTATAATTTGTGCGAAAAGGGCATTGGCCCAGATTCCCCCTAATTACTGCATATGTTGTCGTTTTGTACGAAGTCAGTTTTCCTTGTGTATGCCGATattataaaatgcaaaaatgcTCTCAATACTGTTtacaaaaatgcacaaaacACACATTCCACATTTGGGAATGCAAACAATTTTACATCCTACTACAATTTTACCAAATTGTTCATTCAGGCATTTTAACAATTCCTTTGATATTTGAACTTAGAACCTATGCATCCAAAACCCATTTACAAGCATATTGCCTAAATGTGAGTTTTAATTAGCTTAACCGGTAAAGTTtctaatggttaaataagagatctggagttcaatctATTATCAGGAGCAGAtgctataagttgaaattctctattaaaaagaaaaaagaaaaaaagaacatattGCCTAAATCCACTCATGCACTCAAACACGTAAATTTCTccttaaattaacaaaaaataaaataaaataaaaatctagcGCATAAGGTAAAGACAATAATAAATAGACTTGGCCAAGCCTAACTGTGTCTATCCTTTGCAATGGCACATTAACATAAGATTAGGCCCAATCTAAAATGAGCCTAGTCAAGCTGAACTAAATTAGTCCTAAACACACTaacttttgtttaaaatttgattagGTCTGATCCAGAATAAGCCCCGTTCTAATTGGCAATTGATCAAAAGTGATTGGGCCAAACCGAAGTTGAGCTTGAATCAAATGCTTGAACCGAGATGAAGAAAAAGGGGCAAAGACCAATTGGTAcactacaagtctacaacatCCCAAATCACATAAAATGAACCAAATGCTCAActgcacaaaaagaaaaaagagaaaatttccctcaaaatttataaaattggttCAAATTACATTTTGAATGGATTAAATAATGACTGAAATTCACTAAAAAGGAATTTGAACCACACCTTGAACAGTTGAAATTCCCCAAAATGATTTGGAATCACaccttcaataaataaaattcataaaaattaatttcttatacacttgagttgttaaaattcacaacctaattcaaaattacatttattaattggttaaaattcaccaaaattattttgaattgaatCTTGAATGATTGAAATCCACAAAATAACTTTAAATTACATCTTCAATTGTTGAAATTAAATTCTCCATAATTAACTGAATTACACTTAAATTTTTAAGATTatccaaaattattttgattactCATTACTCCATTCacattgttaaaattaatttagaattatacagtaagttgttaaaaatgttaaaattccCTAGGATTAGACCTTAGCCATTTCGAATCCACAACACATACCCATTATTAATTGTTGAAGGGAAAATCGTCCTTTGGCTAGCAAGGAAGAGTAAGGTCAAACTTTCAGTACCAGGCTCTTTAGTCAAAGGATGATCGATCCCATCAGTAACAATACGACCTGATTGTTTATCAAAATAAGATGGATTTATAAGTATGAAAAGAATGGTGAAAACCCAAATATAATTCAGAGGGAACACAATAAGAGGATAATATCACAGCAAGCAAGCAGCGACAATGAATGAATatagaaaacacaaaaaaaaaaaaaaaaggtgcacaTAGCTTCTAGCATTGAAATGTAGAGATATGCATTTTGTCTGATTCTCTTATGCTTGGTTCAAGGAACATATCAACTTGTTCTAATATGCTAGATTGGAATTCTTCATAATATTTCAACTTTATGTGATTGTAGCACTCAAATAATCGATCTAGAGAAAATCcccaatttatcttccttgtatcttgagcaaaagaaaaatcatcttttattttttcccttagTGTTGTACAAACcactattcttttttcttcagtcGGTTTCAAAACTGTGTTTTAGTTtgcagtctctctctctctctcataaaaacCACAAGCACACAATATATTGCTTTATATATAAAGTACCTGCCATCGCCTGACACTTCTAGTATAATTAGGAATAGGAGTTTTATTCATGCAAGCCAACTTCACCTATTTCACCTTGAAATAGAATTCCATGTGGGCTGGACTTCTAGGTGCAACTGTGCACCCCATCATGATTGAAGGGTTTCACAAATCCCACATTGATCGTTCTACATTTTCATTGCCTACGATATTCAAATCCATTGATATTCTTGGGAAGAAATTTCAAACATGGGAGGAAATATATCAATGCTCCAATTGATTATTATCGACATGTACGGGTGAAATCAATAATTTTTGCTTGAGGGGACAACTCCgatttttaaaagttatatcttaaaaaatgtttaatagttataaatatttaaaaaaatttgaaaaaaaaaatttcattgccaACGATATTCCAAAATTTCCTATGAAGGATTTCTAACATAGCAAGAAAGATATCAATGCTCAAATTGATTATTGTCAGCAAGCAGGGGCAGAATTAAGTATTTTTTCTTGAGGGGCCAATTCCTATTTTCATAAGCTATAACTTGAAAAATGATTAATAGTTACAAATATTATAaaggaattttaaaaaaatttggagggGGATGGCCCTCACACCCGTAAATGTAGTTCTAACCTTGTTGCAGggataaaaatttatttcaagaataagaaattcatatttaatttcTCATCCACTACATCCAAATGAGGTGGTATTAAGCTGAAACATGATCGATTTTTTCCACCATCAGGTTGTATATTGTTAGATAGATGTTGCCTGTtggtgaaaaggaaaaaaaaaaaaaaaaagattttgatacTTGGCTTAAGGTTAGATGGGCGGTCAAACAGAAATGGAGGTCCATCAGGACTTAGGCTCGGTTTCGAATAAGAAACCCATTAACTTTTCTAAGAGAGGCCCAATTTCTTGAAAACCTAACCcgttacttcttctttttttcttttttttacgaACCCCCTTACATCTTCCAAAAGGACCAAGACAAAAccctaactaaaaaaatttattattattttccccTAAAAAATAATGGCTTACGACTTGAAGCATGATTAGTACGtatataaatttgattttacTTAATTACTTGCACAgtggattctttttttttttttttgatagttacaacaTAGGAAAGATTTCAATTCTAGATATGTTCATTAAATATAACAGAAGATGCTAATAAAtagtgaattttatttttatgacatAGTGACTCAAAACTATAAATgttcacaaaataaaacaataataataaagacaCCATGATACTAATCATGAAAACAACTTTCcgtaaaaattaattaattaaataatgaaacaaACTTCAGTGATAAAATTCACCAATTATTTCAATTGATGTAATAAATTTGAATACTAACGTGtccattattattatctatatatatatatatatatatataaaaccgaagcctctgttggcaccacaattttccacgtcaacacaatatttaaaaaataaaaaataaaaacaaaaacattataactcctcaaaaccctagcaaccttacccctctctcaagttaagaaatataaagccacggtttctgcaaactctctctctccaaacgtaaatatcaaattcaacccctttaatttctctttatatttttgaggcttctatagagttatagtgagttatgttgattttgttttttgtgtgtgtgtgtatagatggtcataataatccggtattccaagagaagtttgtgttttcattaattgaaggccttagagagataagtgttgtAGTTTGGAACAGCAATATAGAAGACAATTTCATTGGCAacggaaagtaattactttgtctcatatttttgtttttgaattgattttgtgtgctttttagacccttttggatcaagaattaaaccaaaattctaactgcgctatcataaaatattattattagtatgaattttatggagttacagtgttcaggaattaaaccaaaattcttttaaattatctataatattttgtcctctgaaaattttctctctttaattttcgtatattgtgtttcttaagctatagagagattttctttgtttcttattttcaataataaaatcattttattgcaataccggtaattgtttgagaaatccaatatgttcatatctctatagaataaaGAATAGTAGaaaccaattttattacaactacttaaattaagttgacttaattccgtacaattacaaattatagcatgaaagataatggaattaattgttgtaatttttattttctttccatgttttgaatttcctctaTGTTATTATTACAATTGAGCAAAGATTGAGAAAGTAACATTACTACtctaatttgaagtttaatgcGTCATTCTCAAGTCatggtctttatttatatatttgcagtttatatttctaaccgttgatgagaaattaagacttaattgcacaatatgtgtaaattcttcagaaggctactttaaatagtaagtcaatgtgtctcttacatttgggtattagttagaattattttcaaatgattgtaccaataaaaatgaatgtgtataaattttgtttaactatcccgtgcatcgcacgggttagcgactagttattattattattattttgggatACATGGATGTTTGGTTAGGGGGATTTACCGTGTAGTCAATTTGTTTAAAGTCAGTTACTTGTTGCTCTTTTTGTGGGCCTTTTTGCCTagtctcatttttcttttaggaaAGAATGTCTTTAATTTAAACTGTAAGTTCATAGTTCATTATATTACTATATTACTGATCAATGTTATTAATACTGTTTGGTAACCAATGGTTAaagatttaaacaaaaaatataaaatattacaatgtTTTGTATTTTCATACATGAACACAATCAATTCAATCAATGGtcaatgttgttttatttttgtttctcaaaaaaaaaaatgttgttttatttttattattattagtgcaaccattatcttttaaaattagGGATCATTATGTGTcactttgaaaagaaaaaaaattatgtcaattaatagtttttattaactttagcCTTTAAGCTgttttaaaatataagatttCCCTTAATACTTTTAGTGAAATTGCCAAATGTGTGACCATTTATTCTACAAGCCTTAAACCTATTTTACGGAAAAATcctcaatttttatttcattacaaGAATTTGATATGAACCAATAGAAATCTGAAATTTTAATTATGCGAAATAAACAGTCTTTTTTTTCCTGCACTTTTCATTTAAAGGATATGCTTCTAAACCACACCAAAAATGATTATGAATTCATATTTGGTATGCATGCAACTGCTTTCGCAAATAAGGATAATAATTTATTAGGAACAATATAGGGGAACCAACCATCATCATCCTCAACCAAGGCCCAAAGCAGGGGATGTACGTGATGGGTTAGAGTTTTCAAGTTGAACAAAAAGAAGCCTATCAAGTGTCAAGACATTGATAGTTTTTTCTATATcttctttaagttttaaattcaagaaatgcaaagatgttttatttatatacattCTTCTCACTTCTGAACATAATTTGAGTATTtcttgaattggaaattgatcaaattcttcattaagattaaatattacaaatttaaaaatatatttagtattgcattatttaaaatttaaaataacgttATAGTTTGTATATAGTTaaattcctaaaataaaatctaaattaactATGAAATAGACCATCTTTAATTATTTCAAgtaaattaatttcaaaagatattatttggaaaaaaattcctATCAACATAAAAGGACTTTCATTATAAGATCTATAAGAAACTATTCGGTGCTTAGCAATAAGCACCAACCTTAATGGTATGATCTTGAAGTACAAATCGCTTTTTCTTGTACATAATCATCAAATTATGGGTGACAAACATCTTTATAGTGCTAATAATTTGTAGTGACAAAGGAACTAGTAACTACCAAACTAGAAGCCTTGTTGGCTACTGGTGCTATCCAAGGCTCAAAGCTGTAAAATTCCTTTGTGAAAAATGAAGGCAAACAAAAGAAGGAAGACAACATTTTTAACGTGGTTCAGCCATAAAAGCCTACATCCACAGAGtctctatcattttttaaaagtaatgttaCAGCCACAAATTATTCCatggatattaaaaaaaaaaaaaacaaaacaaaacaaaactatgaCAAATACAAGATAAACTAATAAGTGAGtgttaaaagaaacaaaaggaggTGCTACAAATCTGATTATTCTGTTCCAACAttatacaaaatcaaaacctcATTACGTCATGATGCCTTCCAATAGGGTCACTAGCCCTCTGTACCTGCATTCAAGGAGGACAATTATCCCTCTAAATCATTGACTTAAGGGATATCATTTCTATGTATAAgaagttttggtttttaaaatagtaaagGGGATTCATAGTAATGCAAAAAGGTTCAATTTTTGAATCCTAAACTCATTAAATGTTTTATGGAAATGGTTATCCTGGTACTTGAGAGATAGATAAGAttataaacaactaaataatTCCCAGTAAATTAGTTAAACTTCTTACCCATTAAAATTCCATACTTAGAGTAATTCAAGCCTATGTCTACATCAAAGTCATCAAACGCATCTCTATAAAAAGTACTGAGTGTAAGTACAATACCAATAATCACTAATTGTAGAAATCACCAAATCGAAAATAGCTTAAATGTCATTTTCATTTATGTATTTTACAACAAACATATTGAGGGGGGACAGGACAAAAAAGAGCATATTTTGAATCATAGAAAACATATTAGATGAATCTTAATCATATGAATAGTACCATCATGTATTCAAATTTCACATAGCATCAATATTATCAATTTCGCTAGAACAAAAGAAAGTACCGTGACAAGCACATAGCATTGTGTTGGATATATGATCCCCCTCCCTCCATAAAGGTTTGGAGGGGGTGTTAAGAGCAACAAGTACTATGTCATGAACAATTTACCTGTAAATTGAAGTCTTTCTCGGCGTCTTCTTGTTCTGAGGAGCTTGTCTCTAATCAAATGCAACTGAGCTACAACATCACTAATGTTCATCCTTTCTCTTGGAGATTCCATAGAACAAGAAACTCCAATtccaaatatcaaaatcaagcactccaaaattttgggacatcctatttgattttgaatgtgAGTGTCATTTGTCCTAGATTCCATATCTTCTCTTTCCAAAAGAATAATAGGATCCACAATGTTGATCACTTGTTCGGGCAAAGCTCCTCTAACGAAATCATGAAGGTTCAAGTCGTCTTTGAAAATGTTATCAGTGGGCCTTTTCCCTGTGAACATCTCCAATAATAATATACCATAACTATAGATATCACCAAAAGTTGACACCTCATTTCCCATACCATATTCTGCAATTGCACATAGCATTTAGAATATGATTGATCTAgtttcatattaaaataataataataataatagcacaACTTTGAAAGATATTTCTATCGgcatataaaatgaaaaaaaattatgacatgtAGAACTTTTTATAGGACATGCTCCATTGTCTAAAAGGATTCCTTAAGTTATTTTCATGCTTGAAATTTgcacactaaaaaatattatgaaaagaaaagtatttaatGTTCAAAAATGGAAAAGATATTCACCTGGGGGAGCGAAACCAACTGTTCCTTTTAATCCGATAGAGCTTGATTGATTAGTGAAACACTTTTGGGTGGCCTCACGAAGGAACCTTGCTAAGCCAAAATCACCAACATGTCCAGTCATTTCATCATCAAGAAGAACATTGCTAGGCTTGAGGTCACAATGAACAATTGGTGAATGGCACTGATGATGAAGATATTTCAATGCATTTGCAACATTAATAGCAATATTCAGTCtttgaagaaaattcaaatgtGTTTGTTCTTCAGGAACCTCATTTCTTCTTGAAACTGGATGCAACCACCCATCTAGGTTGCCGTTAGTCATGAACTCATATACCAATGCTTTGAAATCATGACCTTGATAGTCAACACCTGAACATGCTGTGAGTACCTTCACTAGATTCCGATGTCTGATATTTCTCAAAGCCTCACATTCAGCAATAAAACTTTTTGAAGCTCCATGCTGCAAAAGGTTGAGCACCTTGACAGCTACTTTACGTCTGTCATGATCAAGAATTCCTCTATATACAGATCCAAAGCTACCCACACCAATTAAATTAGTGGTGGAGAACGCATCTGTAGCTTTTAGGAGACTATGGTAAGATACATTCAAAAGTAAATTTCCTGAATTACTTAAAatactttctcttctttttctttttaaagtgtGGAGAAGTAAAAATAACATTACCAAAGTTACTCCAAGAAGGCCAGATAATATAGAGATTATTAGCTTCAAGGAAGGAGTCAACTTCctcttcttggatttattgTATTTACATACAGGAAGATGAAACTTAGGCATGCCTCCACAAAGCTTACCGTTCCCCTTAATCATAGTTGCACTTGTGTTCTTCAAAACTCCATTTGTTGGTACCTCACCGTCAAAATCGTTATAAGACAAATTCAATAACTGCAAGAAGATAAAGctctccaaaaattttggaatatttcCAGAGAAATTGTTTTTAGAAAGATCTAAAACTTCAAGACCCCTTAATGATTCCAAAGATGAAGGAATGACCCCTTGAAAGAAGTTGCTTCTCATTGCAAGAATTTCAAGTTTCACACAACTACCAATACTCGCAGGAATTTCACCAAACAACATGTTTTCAGAAATATCAAAGTGTTctagattttttaaatttgctaTTTCCATGGGAAGGACACCAGTAAATTTGTTGCCTGACAAGTCCATATCAAATGGTGAGAATGAGAGACTACTGACTAGAGATGACATGGTACCACTAAGATTGTTATAGGCAAGATCCAATACATTCACTTTTTGACAGTTGCCTAGGCATAACGGGATACTTCCTTGAagattattattgtttaaaaacaaatttatcaaaagagTTAAATTTCCAAGAGATGATGGAATGTTCCCGAAGAAATTGTTTGTAGATAAATCCAAATATTGTAACTTTTGTAGCTTTCCAATTTCAAAAGGAATATGACCTGATAATTTATTATACGTCGTATCTAGTAACTCCAAATTGGTCAGATTCCCTATTCCAATAGGAATGTTTCCAGATATTTCATTATCACCTAGACTCAATGTGGTGAGAGTAGTTGAGAAATTGACAATGCACTTGGGCAACTCTCCCCCAAAGTTATTGGAGAATATCTCTAAATCGGTTAGATATGTAGAATTTGTCAAAGAACAGAGAAAACTCAAGTCATTTTCCCCTTCATTTCCAAGCTCGTTATGAAATATGGTAAACATTGAAACTCTATATAACTTCTCCAAAGAAGGAACTCCTCCTCTTAGTTTATTTTCGGAAAATTGAAGTGACTTTAGGTTTGAGGCATTAGATATTGAAATAGGGATGGGTCCAGTAAATTGGTTGATGGAAATGCTTAAATATTCGATATTTGGTAGGGTGATACCTATATCCAACGGAAGATGCCCTTGGATTTGGTTGCTTCCTACATCAAGCTGTTTTAACGAAGACAAATTGAAGATTGAAGGAGGAATTGTTCTAGACAGCCTATTTGAAACGACAGAAAAAATTGTGAGTTTTGTCAATTGGACAAAAGAAGTAGGGATACTCCCACCCAAGTTATTATAAGCTGTAAAAAACACTTTTAAAGAGGATAAGTTGCCGAAAGAAGGTGGGATACTTCCTGTCAAATTATTCACTTCAAAAGAAACGGATTGGAGTTTTGACAAAGTGCCaagagttgcagggatttcccCATCCAAAAGGTTGCGACCGAAACTAATGAATTTGAGGTTGGTGCAATGGGATAAATTTCTTGGAATTTTGCTGCTAAGTGTGTTATTAAACAAACGTAGGTCTTGCAATCTGCGTAAACAATCAATTTCTGAAGGAATTTTATCATGAAAGCGGTTGTTTGAGAGTGTTAGATTcttcaaaaaacttaaattaccAACATGTGGTGATATGGAGCCTACCAGTTTCGAAGATTGCAGTTCCAACTTAATGACCCTTTGATGTCGACGACCACAGGTAACCCCTCGCCATTGACAAAAGTGGATGCTATCATTCCAAGAGCTCATAACCTGGAGAGGATCATCAGTGATCTTGGCTTTGAACTCAAGCAACGCCAACCGGTCTGTCTCATTACTCCCGCCAACAACAGAGGTAACTAACAAGCCACACCACCAGAGAAGGATAAAAGCATGcatgaaaaaagaagaggacGGTGGAGATGAACTCCACTGGCAAAGCCCCATATGCAATATGATTGAGGAGGCAGTTGGTACAAGTGTGTATTGTGAGGGAAGGCTAATTTGGCTGTGTATAGAATCTGAAGAAGTGGCAAATTTATAAAGAGGGCTAGAGAGAAGAAATTTGGTGCGAGAATTTAGGGGATTATAGTCGGTCTGatcatctttaattaataagaCCGTTAACCCATGATCCACGTGGAATGCTATAGTTTTGCCCCCTTTATATTAAACCAAAGGTGTAATTATTTGgtgtattttaagttttaacaattAAGGATTTGGATGTGCAACGTCCGTACTGAGCTGAGCCCAAAATACACGTTTCCAGACCCTACAGTGTGTCCCACACGCTTATGTCTGATTAAGAGACATGGTCGCAGATTTGGCTTGAAGATTTTAGAGACAATTTAGCTATTCCATCAAGTGTGGGCTAGAACCCACATGTGCCACACACCAacatctttttttattgttactATTTGATagttgcaacaaaaaaaaaaaaaaaaaaaaaaaaaaggattaatcGAACCATGGCTCTCATAAAGATGAGCAGACAATACTACTAAATtacaagatttttaaaatatatttgaatactatttattattaaaaattaaaaatactgtagtaaaataattttttaaatgtgtgaatagtactgtaaGACccagttttaatttttttttttttaaatactcgCAAGTTTCGTAAACAATACATAAGACCCACAAAAAACGCTGGACACGCAAAAACGTTGGATGTGGCCGCTGTCCAACCATACACTTAGTATCCGTTTGGATACGGATGAAAACTCACGCGTCtgcatttttacatttttttttttttttgttgactaGCGTCTCTTGCATTGTTtatgggacatgaacagtgcattaaAGCAAATATACAATGTTTGAAAAAGTAAACAGTAACctaaaacttattatttttttttttaacaataaattattaattttcaaccaaataaaaagtaTTCAAATACACccttaatataattatttttaagcaCCTAATCCTCTTCACTCTTCTCTCTTCTGCAACAAATGGCCGAAtggccttttcttttatttcttcacatttttcttcttttcttccttccacACTCTTCACATCGAGTCACAATAAATGCAAGCACACAGGCTTTCACTTTTGTACAGccaacttctttttcttcagccaattttcttcttccttcagtgTGTCCCACACGCTTGAGTCTGATTAAGAGACATGGTTGCAGATGGTTGGCTTGAAGACTGTAGAGACAAGCTTATTAATTGAGCTATTCCATCAAGTGTGGCTGGACGTGTGCCACACACCCAAcatcttttttattgttaaaaatttgatagttgcaacaaccaaaaaaaaaaaaaaaaaaaaattattccatcCATAACTCTGATGAACAGACaatactattaaattataaGACTCTTAAGAGCAGTTTGGATATTGtttattactaaaaaataaaaactaaaaatactatagcaaaataatttttaaatgtgtaaataataccATGAGATCcagtttaaaatttgttttttgaacaaaaaactTGTGGGTTCCGTAAACAGTGTATAGAACCCACAAAAAATGCTAGATGCTCAAAAACGCTGGACATGGCCGctatccaaacatacacttagtctagttatttttaagtaagatttttccatttttaattttaaaaattttctttttgtgtaagAAATGTAATAGGTGCTATCAAAAAActtctataatttctttttgtgTAAGAAATTGTAACTGGGGCTATCAAAAAACTTCTATAAGCGATAAATGCATTTGGAAAATAATTAGACTACTCATTTTATATAACTTTAGATCTTTTAATCAAAGTATATTCGTCTATTTCTAAAAGCTCTTTATAACTTgtagttttgataataaatctataccacaaaaaatttcatctaaacgtttatttttttactagtaaCAAATTTCTTATTAAGAGATCCTTTTTTAGATTCAATTAATTCTTCTATTctctgctttttttttaaagtatgtatattcatattttttaatatacctGTATCGGTTAAAAATatgtagaaataaaataaacaagatCTACAATAAAAATTCTAATCCAACTAggataaaataaattgtaaagtGGAGTATAataaaacctaattttttttttttggcaaattacaatttacccgCCTATAATTTGGCCGAAATTAAAGTTGTTTAcctgtaatttgaaatttgacactttacctacATAagatttgaccaaaatttaagttgtctacctgtggtttgaaatCCCATGATGCAAATCTTCCGTcggtttcttttttattttatttgatcttgtatttttatgtttttttttttttttgtttttttttttagatgagagagatataaaagtgGAGCAAAATCAACTATTTAGCCATGTTTTTAACAAAGGTAGGTTACGAAACTCTACCTAAATATATGTGAGTAAAGCTTTCTCCTATAGACTTGAACTCTGGCCCTTATTCCCACTactcacaagcacttatacttgtgaagtgaccatcgcGCTAAGAGTATACTGTT includes the following:
- the LOC115984135 gene encoding probable LRR receptor-like serine/threonine-protein kinase At3g47570 yields the protein MHAFILLWWCGLLVTSVVGGSNETDRLALLEFKAKITDDPLQVMSSWNDSIHFCQWRGVTCGRRHQRVIKLELQSSKLVGSISPHVGNLSFLKNLTLSNNRFHDKIPSEIDCLRRLQDLRLFNNTLSSKIPRNLSHCTNLKFISFGRNLLDGEIPATLGTLSKLQSVSFEVNNLTGSIPPSFGNLSSLKVFFTAYNNLGGSIPTSFVQLTKLTIFSVVSNRLSRTIPPSIFNLSSLKQLDVGSNQIQGHLPLDIGITLPNIEYLSISINQFTGPIPISISNASNLKSLQFSENKLRGGVPSLEKLYRVSMFTIFHNELGNEGENDLSFLCSLTNSTYLTDLEIFSNNFGGELPKCIVNFSTTLTTLSLGDNEISGNIPIGIGNLTNLELLDTTYNKLSGHIPFEIGKLQKLQYLDLSTNNFFGNIPSSLGNLTLLINLFLNNNNLQGSIPLCLGNCQKVNVLDLAYNNLSGTMSSLVSSLSFSPFDMDLSGNKFTGVLPMEIANLKNLEHFDISENMLFGEIPASIGSCVKLEILAMRSNFFQGVIPSSLESLRGLEVLDLSKNNFSGNIPKFLESFIFLQLLNLSYNDFDGEVPTNGVLKNTSATMIKGNGKLCGGMPKFHLPVCKYNKSKKRKLTPSLKLIISILSGLLGVTLVMLFLLLHTLKRKRRESILSNSGNLLLNVSYHSLLKATDAFSTTNLIGVGSFGSVYRGILDHDRRKVAVKVLNLLQHGASKSFIAECEALRNIRHRNLVKVLTACSGVDYQGHDFKALVYEFMTNGNLDGWLHPVSRRNEVPEEQTHLNFLQRLNIAINVANALKYLHHQCHSPIVHCDLKPSNVLLDDEMTGHVGDFGLARFLREATQKCFTNQSSSIGLKGTVGFAPPEYGMGNEVSTFGDIYSYGILLLEMFTGKRPTDNIFKDDLNLHDFVRGALPEQVINIVDPIILLEREDMESRTNDTHIQNQIGCPKILECLILIFGIGVSCSMESPRERMNISDVVAQLHLIRDKLLRTRRRRERLQFTGTEG